Proteins encoded together in one Corallococcus caeni window:
- a CDS encoding HP0495 family protein: MTQDGTDKPDTPGEEKKPLVEYPSVYEYKVMGKATVEETAGFEEHVRSLFRRKMGMEVSPDSIHVQHSRKGKFVSLSVSVLLLSEEQRRGIYEALHEDPRIVYYL, translated from the coding sequence ATGACCCAGGACGGCACCGACAAGCCCGACACCCCCGGCGAGGAGAAGAAGCCACTCGTCGAGTACCCCTCCGTCTACGAGTACAAGGTGATGGGCAAGGCGACGGTCGAGGAGACGGCCGGCTTCGAGGAGCACGTGCGCTCGCTCTTCCGGCGGAAGATGGGGATGGAGGTGTCCCCGGACTCCATCCACGTGCAGCACAGCCGCAAGGGGAAGTTCGTGTCCCTGAGCGTGTCCGTGCTGCTCCTGTCCGAGGAGCAGCGCCGGGGCATCTACGAGGCGCTGCACGAGGATCCGCGCATCGTCTACTACCTGTGA
- a CDS encoding deacetylase, translating into MPRTPELSSHTRRTYSRLSSADLAASAGESLSLDDLGLEPGGDRVGLAFGTYSQEGLEHALRAYGFAQRLEERVGPVELRLSCQDPFQPRITVLSRRYHSAVVDLSLRQATGAEVGFTRSAAEAPLLYVDSLLLQHPGRPFDWSRPPLPGQLHPGLSLARDLLELLHLMARRIGAEGVALMPATFSAACVYEPRFTFVDGAAQGHFSALRRAGRGWPRWLLAWAVELGCMRDEQGQPALFTPAPMISPLSRRVARRLDTRGWQRAWRFHAKQVLSLEEEALQARFPWARMPPGPPPERVVEVLGYDPLAPASPYQDACEPAPAPPRTAATS; encoded by the coding sequence ATGCCCCGGACACCCGAGCTCAGCTCCCATACTCGCCGCACCTATTCGCGCCTGAGCAGCGCGGACCTGGCCGCGTCCGCGGGGGAGTCCCTGTCCCTGGACGACCTGGGCCTGGAGCCCGGTGGCGACCGCGTGGGTCTGGCGTTCGGCACCTACAGCCAGGAGGGCCTGGAGCACGCCCTCCGGGCCTACGGCTTCGCGCAGCGCCTGGAGGAGCGCGTGGGCCCCGTCGAGCTGCGCCTGTCCTGCCAGGATCCGTTCCAGCCGCGCATCACCGTCCTGAGCCGCCGCTACCACTCGGCCGTCGTGGACCTGTCCCTGCGCCAGGCCACGGGCGCGGAGGTCGGCTTCACCCGCTCGGCCGCGGAGGCGCCGCTGCTCTACGTGGACAGCCTCCTCTTGCAGCACCCGGGGCGGCCCTTCGACTGGAGCCGGCCGCCGCTGCCCGGACAGCTCCACCCCGGCCTGTCCCTGGCGCGCGACCTCCTGGAGCTGCTGCACCTCATGGCCCGCCGCATCGGCGCGGAAGGCGTGGCGCTGATGCCCGCGACCTTCTCCGCCGCGTGCGTCTACGAGCCACGCTTCACCTTCGTGGACGGCGCCGCGCAGGGGCACTTCAGCGCCCTTCGCCGCGCGGGCCGCGGCTGGCCCCGCTGGCTGTTGGCGTGGGCGGTGGAGCTGGGCTGCATGCGGGATGAACAGGGACAGCCGGCCCTCTTCACGCCCGCGCCGATGATCAGCCCCCTGTCCCGGCGGGTGGCCCGGCGGCTCGACACGCGCGGTTGGCAGCGGGCGTGGCGCTTCCACGCGAAGCAGGTGCTGTCGCTGGAGGAAGAGGCACTGCAGGCGCGCTTCCCCTGGGCCCGCATGCCCCCCGGCCCCCCGCCTGAAAGGGTGGTGGAGGTGCTCGGGTATGATCCGCTGGCGCCCGCGTCGCCGTACCAGGATGCCTGTGAGCCGGCGCCCGCTCCGCCGCGGACCGCGGCGACGTCCTGA
- the greB gene encoding transcription elongation factor GreB: MSQDVPEPPDTEDEEAGEQAPFRRYLTRAGAERMHRELLQLLNEARPKVTAEVSAAAAQGDRSENAEYIYGKKRLREIDRRIRFLSKRLDTATIVNPAEQEDRSKVYFGATVTLEDEGGIRSTYQIVGSDEIDASGGRISVESPMGRALLRKTPGDTVEVRRPRGEIELTLVDIRYD; the protein is encoded by the coding sequence ATGTCCCAGGACGTTCCCGAACCGCCCGACACCGAGGACGAAGAGGCAGGGGAGCAGGCCCCGTTCCGCCGCTACCTCACCCGGGCGGGCGCCGAGCGCATGCACCGCGAACTGCTCCAACTGCTCAACGAGGCCCGCCCCAAGGTCACCGCCGAGGTGTCCGCCGCCGCCGCGCAGGGCGACCGTTCAGAAAACGCCGAATACATCTACGGCAAGAAGCGCCTGCGGGAGATCGACCGGCGCATCCGCTTCCTCTCGAAGCGCCTGGACACGGCCACCATCGTCAACCCCGCGGAACAGGAGGACCGCTCGAAAGTCTACTTTGGCGCCACCGTGACCCTGGAGGACGAGGGCGGAATCCGCAGCACGTACCAGATTGTCGGCTCGGACGAGATCGACGCCTCCGGAGGCCGCATCAGCGTCGAGTCCCCCATGGGCCGCGCACTGCTGCGCAAGACCCCGGGCGACACCGTGGAGGTGCGGCGCCCCCGGGGTGAGATTGAGCTCACCCTGGTGGACATCCGCTACGACTAG
- the dnaK gene encoding molecular chaperone DnaK, giving the protein MGKIIGIDLGTTNSVVAIMEGREPKVIVNEEGAPTTPSVVAFTKDGERLVGQVAKRQAITNPEQTVYSVKRFMGRRFEETTEEAKLVPYKVARGPNGDARVEIAGKQYSAPEISAQVLLKLKRAAENYLGEKVTEAVITVPAYFNDAQRQATKDAGEIAGLTVRRIVNEPTAAALAYGMDKKKDEKIAVYDFGGGTFDVSILEVGESVVDVLATNGDTHLGGDNIDLEIMNWLISEFKKDTGLDVSKDKMVIQRLKEAAEKAKIELSSAMQTDINLPFLTADASGPKHLNVKLTRAKFEQMIGPLVERSLEPCRKCLKDAGLEPKDLNEVVLVGGTTRIPMVQEAVKRLFGKEPNRTVNPDEVVAVGAAVQAGVLSGEVKDILLLDVTPLSLGVETLGGVMTKLIERNTTIPTRKSETFSTAADGQTQVEIHVLQGEREMAGDNRSLGRFHLTGMPPAPRGVPQIEVTFDIDANGILNVSAKDKATGKEQKVTISHSSGLSKDEVTKMVDDARSNESADKARRELVEVKNQAESQAYAAEKMVKENKDKLTPDVAKAIEDGVAELNKVREGQDKDAIKAALEKLQQASYKAAEEMYRATGGAPGATPPPGAEPSAAPGSSAQPSAKDDVVDAEFRQS; this is encoded by the coding sequence GTGGGCAAGATTATCGGAATCGACCTGGGCACCACGAACAGCGTGGTGGCGATCATGGAGGGTCGCGAGCCCAAGGTCATCGTCAACGAAGAGGGAGCTCCCACCACGCCTTCGGTGGTCGCGTTCACGAAGGACGGGGAGCGCCTGGTCGGCCAGGTGGCGAAGCGCCAGGCCATCACCAACCCGGAGCAGACCGTCTACTCGGTGAAGCGCTTCATGGGCCGCCGGTTCGAGGAGACGACCGAGGAGGCGAAGCTCGTCCCCTACAAGGTGGCCCGGGGCCCCAACGGCGACGCTCGCGTGGAGATCGCGGGCAAGCAGTACAGCGCGCCGGAGATCAGCGCGCAGGTGCTGCTGAAGCTCAAGCGCGCCGCGGAGAACTACCTGGGTGAGAAGGTGACGGAGGCGGTCATCACCGTCCCCGCGTACTTCAACGACGCCCAGCGCCAGGCCACCAAGGACGCCGGTGAGATCGCCGGCCTCACGGTGCGCCGCATCGTGAACGAGCCCACCGCCGCCGCGCTCGCGTACGGCATGGACAAGAAGAAGGATGAGAAGATCGCCGTCTACGACTTCGGCGGCGGCACCTTCGACGTGTCCATCCTGGAGGTGGGCGAGAGCGTCGTGGACGTGCTCGCGACCAACGGCGACACGCACCTGGGCGGCGACAACATCGACCTGGAGATCATGAACTGGCTGATCAGCGAGTTCAAGAAGGACACCGGGCTCGACGTCAGCAAGGACAAGATGGTCATCCAGCGCCTGAAGGAGGCGGCGGAGAAGGCCAAGATCGAGCTGTCCAGCGCGATGCAGACGGACATCAACCTGCCGTTCCTCACGGCGGATGCGTCCGGTCCGAAGCACCTGAACGTGAAGCTCACGCGCGCCAAGTTCGAGCAGATGATTGGCCCGCTGGTGGAGCGTTCGCTGGAGCCGTGCCGCAAGTGCCTCAAGGACGCGGGCCTGGAGCCCAAGGACCTCAACGAGGTCGTGCTCGTGGGCGGCACCACGCGCATCCCCATGGTGCAGGAGGCGGTGAAGCGGCTGTTCGGCAAGGAGCCGAACCGCACGGTGAACCCGGACGAGGTGGTCGCGGTGGGCGCCGCGGTGCAGGCGGGCGTGCTCTCCGGCGAGGTGAAGGACATCCTCCTGCTGGACGTGACGCCGCTGTCGCTGGGCGTGGAGACGCTGGGCGGCGTGATGACGAAGCTCATCGAGCGCAACACGACCATCCCCACGCGCAAGTCGGAGACCTTCTCCACGGCGGCGGACGGCCAGACGCAGGTGGAGATCCACGTGCTGCAGGGTGAGCGCGAGATGGCGGGCGACAACCGCAGCCTCGGCCGCTTCCACCTGACGGGCATGCCCCCGGCGCCGCGCGGCGTGCCGCAGATCGAGGTGACGTTCGACATCGACGCGAACGGCATCCTCAACGTCAGCGCGAAGGACAAGGCGACGGGCAAGGAGCAGAAGGTCACCATCAGCCACTCGTCCGGTCTGTCGAAGGACGAAGTGACCAAGATGGTCGACGATGCGCGCAGCAACGAGTCCGCGGACAAGGCGCGCCGCGAGCTGGTCGAGGTGAAGAACCAGGCGGAGAGCCAGGCCTACGCCGCGGAGAAGATGGTCAAGGAGAACAAGGACAAGCTCACCCCCGACGTGGCGAAGGCCATCGAGGACGGTGTCGCGGAGCTCAACAAGGTCCGCGAGGGGCAGGACAAGGACGCCATCAAGGCGGCCCTCGAGAAGCTCCAGCAGGCCAGCTACAAGGCGGCGGAGGAGATGTACCGCGCCACCGGCGGCGCGCCGGGCGCCACGCCTCCTCCGGGCGCCGAGCCCTCCGCGGCTCCGGGCTCCAGCGCCCAGCCGTCCGCGAAGGACGACGTGGTGGACGCCGAGTTCCGCCAGTCGTAA
- a CDS encoding PhoH family protein, with the protein MRKNFILDTNVLLHDPRSIYGFKDNNVIIPIYVIEEIDQFKRDLSELGRNARLVARYLDSFRAEGSLKEGVPLPHGGMLRVAFTDRSLPSSMADSNLVDNRILAVALDLMETEPETQAVFITKDTNLRIRADALGLSAQDFDTERVEITDLYTGFTELLVPTEMVDQLYKPGGEVEVPAQDRLSPNQLVLLKDELNPSHTAMARFNGAKARLVPLARQSKEGTWGIRPRNMEQAFCLDLLLNDDIKLVTIVGKAGTGKTLLAIAAGLQKVTEEGLYHKLLVSRPIFPLGRDIGYLPGSVEEKLNPWMQPIFDNVEFLMNLSRADKKAGRGHHELIDLGLMEIEPLTYIRGRSIPNQFIIVDEAQNLTPHEVKTILTRVGDNTKIILTGDPFQIDNPYVDSTNNGLVHVVNRFKNEKIAGHITMAKGERSMLAELAANLL; encoded by the coding sequence ATGCGAAAGAACTTCATCCTCGACACGAACGTCCTCCTCCATGATCCCCGCAGCATCTACGGGTTCAAGGACAACAACGTCATCATCCCCATCTACGTCATCGAGGAGATCGATCAGTTCAAGCGCGATCTCTCCGAGCTGGGGCGCAACGCGCGACTGGTGGCGCGCTACCTGGACTCCTTCCGCGCGGAGGGTTCCCTGAAGGAGGGCGTCCCGCTGCCGCACGGCGGGATGCTCCGCGTGGCCTTCACCGACCGTTCGCTGCCGTCCTCCATGGCGGACAGCAACCTGGTGGACAACCGCATCCTCGCGGTGGCCCTGGACCTGATGGAGACCGAGCCGGAGACCCAGGCCGTCTTCATCACCAAGGACACCAACCTGCGCATCCGCGCCGACGCCCTGGGCCTGTCCGCCCAGGACTTCGACACCGAGCGCGTCGAAATCACCGACCTGTACACGGGCTTCACGGAGCTGCTCGTCCCCACGGAGATGGTGGATCAGCTCTACAAGCCCGGCGGCGAGGTGGAGGTGCCGGCCCAGGACCGGCTCTCTCCCAACCAGCTGGTGCTGCTCAAGGACGAGCTCAACCCGTCCCACACCGCCATGGCCCGCTTCAACGGCGCCAAGGCGCGGCTCGTGCCGCTCGCGCGCCAGAGCAAGGAAGGCACCTGGGGCATCCGGCCGCGCAACATGGAGCAGGCCTTCTGCCTGGACCTGCTGCTCAACGACGACATCAAGCTCGTGACCATCGTCGGCAAGGCGGGCACGGGCAAGACGCTGCTCGCCATCGCCGCGGGCCTGCAGAAGGTGACGGAGGAGGGGCTGTACCACAAGCTGCTGGTCAGCCGTCCCATCTTCCCCCTGGGCCGGGACATCGGCTACCTGCCGGGCAGCGTCGAGGAGAAGCTCAACCCCTGGATGCAGCCCATCTTCGACAACGTCGAGTTCCTCATGAACCTGAGCCGCGCGGACAAGAAGGCCGGGCGCGGCCACCATGAGCTCATCGACCTGGGGCTGATGGAGATCGAACCGCTCACGTACATCCGCGGGCGCAGCATCCCCAACCAGTTCATCATCGTGGACGAGGCGCAGAACCTCACCCCGCACGAGGTGAAGACCATCCTCACCCGCGTGGGCGACAACACGAAGATCATCCTCACCGGCGACCCGTTCCAGATCGACAACCCGTACGTGGACTCGACGAACAACGGGCTCGTGCACGTGGTCAACCGCTTCAAGAACGAGAAGATCGCCGGCCACATCACCATGGCGAAGGGCGAGCGCAGCATGCTGGCCGAGTTGGCGGCCAACCTGCTGTGA
- a CDS encoding thiol-disulfide oxidoreductase DCC family protein, giving the protein MTTLQTTPPGHDVVLYDSHCRVCSGAAREMRKLVGGQGTKLLSFRDEGVLDAFPGVSFERCEKAMQLIQADGRVLEGAEAIVRALGRRPLGRLLYVYYVPGLRQLADAVYGVVARYRFRIAGRDCPDGACAVHFK; this is encoded by the coding sequence ATGACGACGCTCCAGACGACACCGCCGGGACATGACGTGGTCCTCTACGACAGCCACTGCCGCGTGTGCAGCGGCGCCGCGCGGGAGATGCGCAAGCTGGTGGGCGGGCAGGGCACGAAGCTGCTCTCGTTCCGCGACGAGGGCGTCCTGGACGCCTTCCCGGGGGTGAGCTTCGAGCGCTGCGAGAAGGCCATGCAGCTCATCCAGGCGGATGGCCGGGTCCTGGAGGGCGCGGAGGCCATCGTCCGCGCGCTGGGCCGGCGGCCGTTGGGGCGGCTGCTCTACGTGTACTACGTCCCGGGCTTAAGGCAGCTGGCGGACGCGGTGTATGGCGTGGTGGCCCGCTACCGCTTCCGCATCGCGGGTCGCGACTGCCCCGACGGCGCCTGCGCGGTGCACTTCAAATAG
- a CDS encoding diacylglycerol/lipid kinase family protein produces MLVQPLRSTDFRRSPAALPSAEPKVAVLLNANARKVDARVVKLLSHVVPEEDLFLSRSPLDARRIAQTVLERGYPTVFTGGGDGTFMGFVNEVLQQVGPRGKFAGQTAPRFGILKLGTGNGIAAFVNASSTRGDGILNDVVRARAAEVPGVRTMDLVQVDGQRAPFAGLGVDGKVLNDYISVKESLGKGMFKRVMSGGGGYFSAVAFKTVPHYLTSSVLVECEVVNGASEAYRLGADGQAVGAPLQPGAVLFRGKLMMAAAGTMPFYGYGFRMFPHANDRRGFLQLRLGQVSPTQVLANLPRLWNGRWAPEGLHDFHAREVTIRFARPMPFQVGGDAAGYREQVTLSVAPESIELLDFNGVQ; encoded by the coding sequence ATGCTGGTTCAGCCCCTCCGTTCCACGGACTTCCGCCGCTCGCCCGCGGCGCTTCCGTCCGCCGAACCGAAGGTCGCGGTGCTGCTGAACGCGAACGCCCGCAAGGTGGATGCCCGGGTGGTCAAGCTGCTGTCGCACGTGGTGCCGGAAGAGGACCTGTTCCTGTCGCGCTCGCCGCTGGACGCGCGCCGCATCGCGCAGACGGTGCTGGAGCGGGGCTACCCCACCGTCTTCACGGGCGGCGGCGACGGCACCTTCATGGGCTTCGTCAATGAAGTGCTGCAGCAGGTGGGCCCGCGCGGGAAGTTCGCCGGCCAGACGGCGCCGCGCTTCGGCATCCTCAAGCTGGGCACGGGCAACGGCATCGCGGCGTTCGTCAACGCGTCCAGCACCCGGGGCGACGGCATCCTCAACGACGTGGTGCGAGCCCGCGCGGCGGAAGTGCCCGGCGTGCGCACCATGGACCTGGTGCAGGTGGACGGCCAGCGCGCGCCCTTCGCGGGCCTGGGCGTGGATGGCAAGGTGCTCAACGACTACATCTCCGTGAAGGAGTCGCTGGGCAAGGGCATGTTCAAGCGGGTCATGTCCGGCGGTGGCGGCTACTTCTCCGCGGTGGCCTTCAAGACGGTGCCGCACTACCTCACCAGCTCCGTGCTGGTGGAGTGCGAAGTGGTCAACGGCGCGTCGGAGGCCTACCGCCTGGGCGCGGACGGACAGGCCGTGGGCGCTCCTCTTCAGCCGGGCGCGGTGCTGTTCCGGGGCAAGCTGATGATGGCCGCCGCGGGCACCATGCCCTTCTACGGCTACGGCTTCCGCATGTTCCCCCACGCGAATGACCGCCGGGGCTTCCTGCAGCTGCGCCTGGGCCAGGTGTCGCCCACGCAGGTGCTGGCGAACCTGCCCCGCCTGTGGAACGGCCGCTGGGCTCCGGAAGGCCTGCACGACTTCCACGCCCGCGAGGTCACCATCCGCTTCGCGCGCCCCATGCCCTTCCAGGTCGGCGGCGACGCGGCCGGCTACCGCGAGCAGGTCACGCTGTCCGTGGCGCCCGAGTCCATCGAGCTGCTCGACTTCAACGGCGTGCAGTAG
- a CDS encoding FAD-dependent oxidoreductase: protein METPGRRFGSAVVIGGSMAGLLSARVLADHFDKVTLVERDVRGEGPAARKGVPQGPHIHVLLDTGRRILDKYFPDLFEQLQVQGAESIDSSGDLAWHHFGVWKLRRTSGIPGLLCTRPLLEWNVLRRVKARPNVAVREGCSIEGLISDEKGTGRITGVRVKTPQGEESWDADLVVDASGRGSRMPQWLEAIGYARPEEEQVIVDLSYTTCLHEPPPHFQKEWKALFLYPSPPKAWRAGFISHVEGGRWLVTLNGYFGEHAPTEYAGFLEYARSLTRPDLYNYLKEATPIGPISQHKVKDCRWRHYEKLPRFPEGLVILGDAACAFNPLYGQGMSVAGLGAELLDTCLREQAERGELSGLAQRFRERLPEVIRLPWLLGTGMDLLYPQAVGKRPFGLGLLHWYILRLMERTSTDAHVHRQFYRILHLHAGLEAVLQPSVALPVLGHGVMSLLRPLERLANTETRPPPLTPPRPSPVPVQESTG, encoded by the coding sequence TTGGAAACCCCTGGACGCAGATTCGGAAGCGCCGTGGTCATCGGCGGCAGCATGGCGGGGCTCCTGAGCGCGCGGGTGCTCGCGGACCACTTCGACAAGGTGACGCTGGTGGAGCGGGATGTCCGGGGGGAGGGGCCCGCCGCGCGCAAGGGTGTTCCGCAAGGGCCGCACATCCACGTGCTGTTGGACACGGGCCGGCGCATCCTCGACAAGTACTTCCCGGACCTGTTCGAGCAACTCCAGGTCCAGGGCGCCGAGTCCATCGACTCGAGTGGAGACCTCGCCTGGCACCACTTCGGGGTGTGGAAGCTGCGCCGCACCAGCGGCATCCCCGGGCTGCTGTGTACCCGGCCCCTGCTCGAGTGGAACGTCCTGCGTCGGGTGAAGGCGCGGCCCAACGTAGCGGTGCGCGAGGGCTGCTCCATCGAAGGGCTCATCTCCGACGAGAAGGGCACGGGGCGCATCACGGGCGTCCGGGTCAAGACACCCCAGGGCGAGGAGTCGTGGGATGCGGACCTCGTCGTGGATGCCAGTGGCCGGGGCTCGCGGATGCCTCAGTGGTTGGAAGCCATCGGCTACGCCCGCCCGGAGGAAGAGCAGGTCATCGTGGACCTTTCCTACACGACGTGCCTGCACGAGCCGCCGCCCCACTTCCAGAAGGAATGGAAGGCGCTCTTCCTCTATCCAAGTCCTCCCAAGGCCTGGCGCGCGGGGTTCATCTCACACGTCGAGGGAGGCCGGTGGCTCGTCACCCTCAATGGCTACTTCGGGGAGCACGCGCCCACCGAGTACGCGGGGTTCCTCGAGTACGCGCGCTCACTGACGCGTCCGGACCTGTACAACTACCTGAAAGAGGCCACGCCGATAGGGCCCATCTCCCAGCACAAGGTGAAGGACTGCCGGTGGCGGCACTACGAGAAGCTGCCCCGCTTTCCCGAGGGGCTGGTCATCCTGGGAGACGCCGCGTGTGCCTTCAATCCCCTCTACGGGCAAGGCATGTCGGTGGCGGGGCTTGGCGCCGAGTTGCTGGACACCTGCCTTCGCGAGCAGGCCGAACGAGGCGAGCTATCGGGCCTGGCGCAGCGCTTCCGCGAGCGGCTGCCTGAAGTCATCCGGCTCCCGTGGCTGTTGGGCACGGGCATGGACCTGCTGTATCCGCAGGCCGTCGGGAAGCGGCCCTTCGGGCTGGGCTTGTTGCACTGGTACATCCTGCGGCTGATGGAGCGCACGTCGACGGACGCACACGTCCATCGCCAGTTCTACCGGATCCTGCACCTGCACGCGGGGCTGGAGGCGGTTCTCCAGCCCTCCGTGGCCTTGCCCGTGTTGGGCCATGGCGTCATGTCGCTCCTCCGCCCTCTCGAGCGGCTGGCGAATACCGAGACACGGCCTCCGCCTCTCACGCCCCCGCGTCCAAGCCCTGTCCCGGTCCAGGAGTCCACGGGGTAG
- a CDS encoding SAM-dependent methyltransferase, translated as MSPAEHFPLYHPPGAQRAFGTDDATRRFAKVAQLEPGSRVLVLGCGPEGGAAVLLAQELKCSVVAVDTEEALVSPVRERVRSQGLSDRIEVRRVAPDALGMLDGPFHGILVPGRVQYPLDVALRVFRPLLGKRGRVGFTFPARVGRFTPKPVLDFWEKRLGAPLLLPRELLQALETGGFEPESVESLHDTELDALYKDMEAHLPEAASLESAGFREELALHREHNQRPGVSYAFAVGRRKEPGEKPPASRDRG; from the coding sequence ATGAGTCCCGCCGAGCACTTCCCGCTGTACCACCCGCCGGGGGCGCAGCGCGCGTTCGGAACAGACGACGCCACGCGCCGCTTCGCCAAGGTGGCCCAGCTCGAACCGGGCTCGCGCGTGCTGGTGCTCGGCTGTGGTCCGGAGGGCGGCGCCGCCGTGCTGCTGGCCCAGGAGCTGAAGTGCTCCGTGGTGGCCGTGGACACGGAGGAGGCCCTGGTGTCCCCCGTGCGTGAGCGCGTGCGCTCCCAGGGCCTGTCGGATCGCATCGAGGTGCGCCGCGTGGCGCCGGACGCGCTGGGCATGCTGGACGGCCCCTTCCACGGCATCCTCGTGCCGGGGCGCGTGCAGTACCCGCTGGACGTGGCGCTGCGCGTGTTCCGCCCGCTCCTGGGCAAGCGCGGCCGCGTGGGCTTCACCTTCCCGGCGCGCGTGGGCCGCTTCACGCCCAAGCCCGTACTGGACTTCTGGGAGAAGCGCCTGGGCGCGCCGCTGCTGCTGCCGCGCGAACTGCTCCAGGCGCTGGAGACCGGCGGCTTCGAGCCGGAGTCCGTGGAGTCGCTGCACGACACGGAGCTGGACGCGCTCTACAAGGACATGGAAGCGCACCTGCCGGAAGCAGCCTCGCTGGAGAGCGCTGGCTTCCGCGAGGAGCTGGCCCTGCACCGCGAGCACAACCAGCGGCCGGGCGTCAGCTACGCGTTCGCGGTGGGACGGCGCAAGGAGCCGGGTGAGAAGCCCCCGGCGTCGCGCGACCGCGGCTGA